The Syngnathus typhle isolate RoL2023-S1 ecotype Sweden linkage group LG11, RoL_Styp_1.0, whole genome shotgun sequence genome contains a region encoding:
- the ip6k2b gene encoding inositol hexakisphosphate kinase 2b, protein MRMSPALEALMQADGTPYSGKGVMLEPFVHQVGGHSCVLRFEEQTICKPLIPREHQFYKSLPAEMRKFTPQYKGVVSVSFEEDEGGNLCLIAYPHHSETGDLENKNPSTDCEPKSKMSKRSNKKQSPLHVENDNYSKERARQSRKEDKIISYRDDVQAQQQAEVLYLSLEKGNMVPQIKHNPWSLKCHQQHLQRMKDNAKHRNQYKFILLENLTWRYTVPCVLDLKMGTRQHGDDASEEKKANQIRKCQQSTSASIGVRLCGMQVYQSDSDQLMFMNKYHGRKLTFAGFEEALYQFFHNGRRLRRELLSPVLQRLREMQAALESCESYRFYSSSLLIIYDGDPPRTPSRPRHRGGEEGDEDELSDEEEEEGAFGFPRSSSTGCSAGGATGSGNGNSVRSAHSPADSSSAAVDVRMIDFAHTTCRHYGEDSVVHEGQDSGFIFGLQNLITIISQLEDHSTD, encoded by the exons ATGAGGATGAGTCCCGCTCTGGAAGCCCTCATGCAGGCGGATGGAACTCCCTATTCGGGAAAGGGGGTGATGCTTGAACCCTTCGTGCACCAGGTGGGGGGGCATTCCTGCGTGCTGCGCTTCGAGGAGCAGACCATCTGCAAGCCGCTCATTCCCCGCGAGCATCAGTTCTACAAGAGCCTCCCCGCCGAAATGAGGAAGTTCACCCCGCAGTATAAAG GTGTGGTGTCGGTCAGTTTCGAAGAGGACGAGGGTGGGAACCTGTGCCTCATTGCGTACCCTCATCATAGCGAAACAGGCGACCTGGAAAACAAGAACCCCTCGACAGATTGCGAGCCCAAGAGCAAGATGTCGAAGCGGAGTAACAAAAAGCAGTCCCCTTTGCACGTAGAAAACGACAACTATAGCAAAGAAAGAGCGCGACAGAGCCGGAAAGAAGATAAGATCATAAG CTACCGTGACGACGTCCAGGCACAGCAGCAGGCAGAGGTCCTGTACTTAAGCCTAGAGAAGGGCAACATGGTGCCTCAGATCAAACACAATCCCTGGAGTCTCAAATGTCACCAGCAGCATTTACAGAGGATGAAGGACAACGCAAAGCACCGGAACCAATACA AGTTCATCCTTTTGGAGAACCTAACATGGCGTTACACAGTCCCATGTGTGTTGGACTTGAAGATGGGGACCCGCCAGCATGGCGATGACGCTTCAGAGGAGAAGAAAGCCAATCAGATCCGCAAGTGTCAACAAAGCACATCGGCCTCCATAGGAGTGCGCCTCTGCGGCATGCAG GTGTACCAATCAGATTCCGACCAGCTCATGTTCATGAATAAGTACCACGGCCGAAAGCTGACCTTCGCAGGCTTTGAGGAGGCCCTCTACCAGTTTTTCCATAATGGACGTCGCCTGCGCCGCGAGCTGCTGTCCCCGGTGCTGCAACGACTCCGCGAGATGCAAGCCGCTCTGGAGTCCTGCGAGTCGTACCGATTCTACTCCAGCTCCTTGCTCATCATCTATGACGGAGACCCTCCCAGAACGCCATCTCGACCTCGACACCGCGGTGGCGAGGAGGGGGATGAGGATGAGTTGTCtgacgaggaagaggaagaaggggCCTTCGGGTTCCCTCGTTCCTCCTCGACGGGCTGCAGCGCCGGCGGCGCCACGGGGAGCGGCAACGGCAATAGCGTCCGCTCCGCCCACAGCCCGGCGGACTCCAGCAGCGCCGCCGTGGACGTGCGCATGATCGACTTTGCTCACACAACTTGCCGCCACTATGGAGAGGACAGCGTGGTGCACGAGGGCCAGGACAGCGGCTTCATCTTTGGCCTCCAGAACCTGATCACCATCATCTCCCAGCTGGAGGATCACAGCACTGACTGA
- the LOC133161863 gene encoding mitochondrial intermembrane space import and assembly protein 40-like, whose translation MTTVMQEGKDKIIFVTKEDHATPSNAELVEEDPDDPYEERGLILPSGEINWSCPCLGGMASGPCGTEFKEAFSCFHYSKEELKGSECLDQFRAMQECMQLYPELYPQEENKIPDANAEQTSEDGTASDSKSTSNPVQDSNSSDASAGSSLEN comes from the exons ATGACTACTGTCATGCAAGAGG GCAAAGACAAAATAATCTTTGTCACCAAAGAAGATCATGCAACACCCAGCAACGCCGAGCTTGTTGAGGAAGACCCTGATGATCCTTATGAGGAGCGAG GGCTGATTCTTCCCAGTGGGGAGATTAACTGGAGTTGTCCCTGCTTGGGTGGGATGGCCAGTGGTCCCTGTGGGACCGAATTTAAGGAGGCCTTCTCCTGCTTCCATTACAGTAAAGAGGAGCTGAAGGGCTCTGAGTGTCTGGATCAGTTCAGAGCAATGCAAGAGTGCATGCAGCTCTATCCGGAACTCTACCCACAAGAAGAAAATAAGATACCTGACGCAAATGCAGAGCAGACTTCAGAAGATGGCACAGCTTCTGATTCCAAGTCCACATCTAACCCTGTGCAGGACTCAAATAGCTCGGACGCCAGTGCAGGGAGTTCACTGGAAAACTAA
- the LOC133162248 gene encoding MAP kinase-activated protein kinase 2-like isoform X2, translated as MTTLRDPKGILPGINGKVLECFCKKTGLKCALKILYDTPKSRREVALHARVSAGPHVVRILSLYENMHKGKKCLLIVMECMEGGELFCRIQARGDQAFTEREASEIMRDIGLAIEYIHHMNIAHRDVKPENLLYSTKEANASLKLTDFGFAKETTVRDSLQTPCYTPYYVAPEVLGPEKYDKSCDMWSLGVIMYILLCGFPPFYSNTGQAISPGMKQRIRLGQYKFPNPEWADVSEEAKQLIIQLLKTDPNERMTIGQFMSHPWISQSMAVPLTPLHTTRVLTEDRELWDDVKEEMTSALATMRVDYEQVRIKDLDTSNNPLLIKRRKRPLPVENDAHLNGNTQTPFSDQGN; from the exons ATGACGACACTGCGTGATCCAAAAGGCATCCTCCCG GGAATCAACGGCAAAGTGCTGGAATGCTTCTGCAAGAAAACGGGACTCAAGTGCGCCCTCAAG ATTTTGTACGACACACCTAAATCCCGCCGTGAGGTGGCGCTGCACGCAAGGGTTTCTGCTGGTCCGCATGTGGTGCGCATCCTCAGCCTTTATGAGAACATGCACAAGGGGAAGAAGTGTCTCCTCATCGTCATGGAGTG CATGGAGGGAGGCGAGTTGTTCTGTCGCATTCAAGCCAGAGGGGACCAGGCCTTCACTGAGCGAG AGGCATCGGAGATCATGCGAGACATCGGCTTGGCCATCGAGTACATCCATCACATGAACATCGCTCACAGGGATGTGAAG CCTGAAAACCTGCTGTACAGCACCAAAGAGGCGAATGCATCACTCAAGCTGACCGACTTCGGCTTTGCAAAGGAGACCACTGTTCGCGATTCGCTCCAAACTCCCTGTTATACGCCGTATTATGTCG CCCCTGAAGTCCTCGGCCCAGAGAAATATGACAAGTCATGTGACATGTGGTCTCTGGGAGTCATCATGTACATTCT GCTGTGTGGATTTCCTCCGTTTTACTCCAACACAGGCCAGGCCATCTCACCTGGGATGAAGCAGCGGATTAGACTGGGACAATATAAATTCCCCAACCCAGAGTGGGCAGATGTTTCAGAGGAAG CCAAGCAGCTCATCATCCAGCTGCTGAAGACCGACCCCAACGAAAGGATGACCATCGGTCAGTTCATGAGCCACCCCTGGATCAGC CAATCCATGGCGGTCCCGCTCACACCTCTCCACACCACTCGCGTTCTGACAGAGGACAGGGAGCTGTGGGACGACGTCAAA GAGGAAATGACCAGTGCTCTGGCCACCATGCGTGTCGATTATGAACAAGTGAGGATTAAAGACCTGGACACGTCCAACAACCCTCTGCTCATTAAAAGACGCAAGAGACCGCTGCCTGTAGAGAATGACGCTCATTTGAATGGCAATACACAAACTCCTTTTTCTGACCAGGGGAATTGA
- the LOC133162248 gene encoding MAP kinase-activated protein kinase 2-like isoform X1, producing MTTLRDPKGILPVCDSGCCGSSSSSLVALPDLQPAAHVTQVKLRKNAVTDDYKITSHVLGQGINGKVLECFCKKTGLKCALKILYDTPKSRREVALHARVSAGPHVVRILSLYENMHKGKKCLLIVMECMEGGELFCRIQARGDQAFTEREASEIMRDIGLAIEYIHHMNIAHRDVKPENLLYSTKEANASLKLTDFGFAKETTVRDSLQTPCYTPYYVAPEVLGPEKYDKSCDMWSLGVIMYILLCGFPPFYSNTGQAISPGMKQRIRLGQYKFPNPEWADVSEEAKQLIIQLLKTDPNERMTIGQFMSHPWISQSMAVPLTPLHTTRVLTEDRELWDDVKEEMTSALATMRVDYEQVRIKDLDTSNNPLLIKRRKRPLPVENDAHLNGNTQTPFSDQGN from the exons ATGACGACACTGCGTGATCCAAAAGGCATCCTCCCGGTATGTGACTCCGGCTGCTgcggtagcagcagcagcagcctcgtCGCGCTTCCCGACCTGCAGCCTGCTGCTCACGTGACCCAAGTAAAGTTGAGGAAAAACGCGGTGACTGACGACTATAAGATCACCTCGCATGTCCTCGGCCAGGGAATCAACGGCAAAGTGCTGGAATGCTTCTGCAAGAAAACGGGACTCAAGTGCGCCCTCAAG ATTTTGTACGACACACCTAAATCCCGCCGTGAGGTGGCGCTGCACGCAAGGGTTTCTGCTGGTCCGCATGTGGTGCGCATCCTCAGCCTTTATGAGAACATGCACAAGGGGAAGAAGTGTCTCCTCATCGTCATGGAGTG CATGGAGGGAGGCGAGTTGTTCTGTCGCATTCAAGCCAGAGGGGACCAGGCCTTCACTGAGCGAG AGGCATCGGAGATCATGCGAGACATCGGCTTGGCCATCGAGTACATCCATCACATGAACATCGCTCACAGGGATGTGAAG CCTGAAAACCTGCTGTACAGCACCAAAGAGGCGAATGCATCACTCAAGCTGACCGACTTCGGCTTTGCAAAGGAGACCACTGTTCGCGATTCGCTCCAAACTCCCTGTTATACGCCGTATTATGTCG CCCCTGAAGTCCTCGGCCCAGAGAAATATGACAAGTCATGTGACATGTGGTCTCTGGGAGTCATCATGTACATTCT GCTGTGTGGATTTCCTCCGTTTTACTCCAACACAGGCCAGGCCATCTCACCTGGGATGAAGCAGCGGATTAGACTGGGACAATATAAATTCCCCAACCCAGAGTGGGCAGATGTTTCAGAGGAAG CCAAGCAGCTCATCATCCAGCTGCTGAAGACCGACCCCAACGAAAGGATGACCATCGGTCAGTTCATGAGCCACCCCTGGATCAGC CAATCCATGGCGGTCCCGCTCACACCTCTCCACACCACTCGCGTTCTGACAGAGGACAGGGAGCTGTGGGACGACGTCAAA GAGGAAATGACCAGTGCTCTGGCCACCATGCGTGTCGATTATGAACAAGTGAGGATTAAAGACCTGGACACGTCCAACAACCCTCTGCTCATTAAAAGACGCAAGAGACCGCTGCCTGTAGAGAATGACGCTCATTTGAATGGCAATACACAAACTCCTTTTTCTGACCAGGGGAATTGA
- the sec61a1a gene encoding protein transport protein Sec61 subunit alpha-like 1 has protein sequence MGIKFLEVIKPFCAVLPEIQKPERKIQFREKVLWTAITLFIFLVCCQIPLFGIMSSDSADPFYWMRVILASNRGTLMELGISPIVTSGLIMQLLAGAKIIEVGDTPKDRALFNGAQKLFGMIITIGQAIVYVMTGMYGDPSEMGAGICLLIIIQLFVAGLIVLLLDELLQKGYGLGSGISLFIATNICETIVWKAFSPTTVNTGRGTEFEGAIIALFHLLATRTDKVRALREAFYRQNLPNLLNLIATVFVFAVVIYFQGFRVDLPIKSARYRGQYNTYPIKLFYTSNIPIILQSALVSNLYVISQMLSTRFSGNFLVNLLGTWSDASSGGPARAYPVGGLCYYFSPPESFGSVLEDPVHALIYIAFMLGSCAFFSKTWIEVSGSSAKDVAKQLKEQQMVMRGHRETSMVHELNRYIPTAAAFGGLCIGGLSVMADFLGAIGSGTGILLAVTIIYQYFEIFVKEQSEVGSLGGYFF, from the exons ATGGGTA TCAAATTCTTGGAAGTGATCAAGCCATTCTGCGCAGTTTTGCCAGAAATCCAAAAACCTGAAAGAAAG ATCCAATTCAGGGAGAAGGTTCTATGGACCGCCATCACACTCTTTATCTTCCTGGTTTGCTGCCAA ATCCCTCTCTTTGGCATCATGTCATCAGACTCTGCAGATCCATTTTACTGGATGAGAGTGATTCTGGCCTCCAATCGAG GCACATTGATGGAGTTGGGCATCTCCCCTATTGTCACCTCCGGCCTGATCATGCAACTCCTTGCTGGGGCTAAAATCATCGAAGTTGGAGACACACCCAAAGACAGAGCCCTTTTTAATGGAGCGCAGAAAC TGTTTGGAATGATCATAACCATTGGCCAGGCTATTGTTTACGTGATGACTGGCATGTATGGTGACCCCTCAGAGATGGGAGCTGGAATCTGTCTGCTCATCATCATTCAG TTGTTTGTGGCCGGGCTGATCGTACTGCTGCTGGATGAGCTGCTCCAAAAAGGCTACGGTcttggctcgggcatctcactgTTCATCGCAACCAACATTTGCGAAACCATCGTTTGGAAGGCTTTCAGCCCTACCACTGTGAACACCGGCAGAG GCACAGAATTTGAGGGAGCCATCATCGCCCTTTTCCATCTGCTGGCAACCAGGACGGACAAAGTGCGCGCCCTGAGAGAGGCTTTCTACAGACAGAACCTGCCCAACCTCTTGAACCTCATTGCCACCGTCTTTGTTTTTGCCGTAGTCATATATTTTCAA GGATTCAGAGTTGATCTGCCAATCAAGTCGGCTCGCTACCGCGGCCAGTACAACACTTACCCCATCAAGCTCTTCTACACCTCCAACATTCCCATCATCCTGCAATCAGCGCTGGTCTCCAACTTGTACGTCATATCCCAGATGCTGTCCACACGCTTCAGTGGCAACTTCTTGGTCAATCTGCTCGGAACGTGGTCT GACGCTTCAAGTGGCGGTCCAGCTCGGGCATATCCCGTGGGTGGTCTTTGTTACTACTTCTCCCCGCCTGAGTCATTTGGATCAGTTCTAGAGGATCCAGTGCACGCCCTTATCTATATTGCCTTCATGCTCGGatcatgcgctttcttctccaaAACCTGGATCGAAGTCTCGGGCTCCTCTGCAAAAGAT GTGGCAAAACAGCTGAAAGAGCAGCAGATGGTGATGAGGGGACACAGGGAGACTTCCATGGTTCACGAACTCAACAG GTACATTCCGACTGCGGCTGCATTCGGCGGGCTGTGTATTGGCGGTCTGTCGGTCATGGCTGACTTCCTCGGCGCTATCGGCTCAGGCACGGGAATCCTTTTGGCTGTCACCATCATTTATCAGTACTTTGAGATTTTTGTCAAAGAGCAGAGTGAAGTAGGCAGTCTAGGAGGATATTTCTTTTAG
- the uroc1 gene encoding urocanate hydratase, which produces MATLKEICSGLPLDVLPPNRGRDPNVPHAPVRTPNLTDQEERLALRNALRYFPPTHHATLAPEFAQEQRQYGHIYMYRFCPVLHLRAYPIHEYPCRTRQAASIMLMIMNNLDPAVAQFPQELVTYGGNGQVFSNWAQFRLVMNYLSEMTEEQTLVMYSGHPMGLFPSLPSSPRAIITNGMVIPNYSSREQYERMFALGVSMYGQMTAGSYCYIGPQGIVHGTTLTLLNAGRRYLGSGDLRGRVFVTSGLGGMSGAQAKAAVIAGCIGVIAEVDEAPLKKRHEQGWLMEVTDDMDHCIKRIRESRSTKTPLSLGYHGNIVDLWERLQLEYQKTGELLVDLGSDQTSLHNPFNGGYYPVQLSFRQANQLMSTDPSRFRNMVKESLQRQVKAINKLSDAGMFFWDYGNAFLLEAQRAGAEVEKVGGGATEFRYPSYVQHIMGDIFSLGFGPFRWVCTSGDPQDLAVTDNIAASVLDNLSANVTDRVRQQYNDNILWIREAGKHKMVVGSQARILYSDQKGRVAIALAINRAVAEGKVSAPVVISRDHHDVSGTDSPFRETSNVYDGSAFCADMAVQNFVGDAFRGATWVALHNGGGVGWGEVMNGGFGLLLDGSEEAAKRASLMLNWDVSNGVARRSWCGNSNAYETIQRTMEEVRQLRVTMPFPVHDEHVLDRALQG; this is translated from the exons ATGGCCACCCTAAAGGAGATATGCAGCGGCTTACCTCTGGATGTTTTACCCCCGAACCGAGGACGAGACCCCAATGTGCCCCATGCGCCCGTTCGGACCCCAAACCTTACAGATCAAGAGGAGCGG CTGGCACTGAGAAACGCCCTGCGATATTTCCCCCCGACCCATCATGCAACACTCGCACCAGAATTTGCACAAGAGCAGCGCCAATATGGGCACATTTACATGTACCGCTTTTGTCCTGTGTTACATCTGAG AGCGTACCCCATCCACGAGTACCCGTGCCGCACACGCCAAGCGGCCTCAATCATGTTGATGATCATGAACAATTTAGACCCAGCAGTAGCCCAG tttccCCAGGAGCTCGTCACCTATGGAGGAAATGGGCAAGTTTTCAGCAACTGGGCTCAG TTCCGTCTCGTGATGAATTATCTGAGCGAGATGACAGAGGAGCAGACTTTGGTCATGTACAGCGGTCACCCCATGGGTCTGTTCCCAAGCCTGCCCTCTTCGCCTCGCGCCATCATTACCAACGGCATG GTTATTCCAAACTACTCCTCCAGAGAGCAATATGAAAGGATGTTTGCTCTCGGCGTGTCAAT GTATGGTCAAATGACAGCTGGCAGCTACTGCTACATTGGACCTCAAGGGATTGTTCATGGCACTACG CTGACTCTGCTGAACGCCGGTCGGAGGTACCTTGGCTCGGGCGACCTTAGGGGGCGTGTCTTCGTGACCTCTGGCCTCGGGGGGATGAGTGGAGCTCAGGCTAAAGCCGCCGTCATTGCCGGTTGCATCGGCGTCATTGCGGAG GTGGATGAGGCTCCTCTCAAAAAGAGACACGAGCAGGGCTGGTTGATGGAGGTCACCGATGATATGGACCACTGCATTAAACGCATCAG AGAAAGCAGATCCACAAAGACTCCCCTTAGTTtgggttaccatggcaacatagTGGACTTATG GGAGAGGCTGCAGTTGGAGTACCAGAAGACAGGTGAGCTCCTGGTGGATTTGGGCTCAGACCAAACGTCCCTCCACAACCCCTTTAATGGAGGCTACTATCCGGTACAACTCAGTTTCCGCCAGGCCAACCAGCTCATGTCCACTGATCCGAGCCGATTCCGCAACATGGTCAAAGAAAG TCTCCAGAGACAAGTGAAAGCGATCAACAAATTGTCGGATGCCGGCATGTTCTTTTGGGACTATGGCAATGCATTTCTACTGGAGGCGCAAAGAGCTG gtgcCGAGGTGGAAAAGGTTGGTGGCGGTGCAACAGAATTCCGCTACCCATCCTATGTCCAACACATCATGGG AGACATTTTTTCTTTGGGCTTCGGACCATTTCGTTGGGTGTGCACGTCTGGCGACCCCCAGGACCTCGCCGTAACCGACAATATCGCCGCGTCTGTCTTGGACAATTTGAGCGCCAATGTGACCGATAGAGTCCGACAACAGTACAACGACAACATCCTCTGGATCAGGGAGGCCGGAAAACACAAAATG GTTGTGGGGTCCCAGGCCAGAATTCTCTACTCGGACCAGAAAGGAAGAGTTGCCATTGCTTTGGCCATCAACAGAGCTGTGGCTGAAGGAAAAGTTTCA GCTCCGGTGGTGATCAGCAGAGACCACCATGATGTGAGTGGTACCGACAGCCCCTTCAGAGAGACCTCCAATGTGTATGATGGCTCTGCATTCTGTGCAG ATATGGCAGTCCAGAACTTTGTTGGCGATGCCTTCAGGGGTGCCACCTGGGTAGCTTTGCACAATGGTGGCGGTGTTGGCTG GGGTGAAGTGATGAACGGAGGATTCGGTTTGCTTTTGGACGGCTCTGAGGAAGCAGCGAAGCGAGCCTCTCTGATGCTCAACTGGGACGTGTCCAATGGG GTGGCCCGGCGCAGCTGGTGTGGGAACTCCAACGCCTACGAGACCATCCAGCGCACCATGGAGGAGGTTCGACAGTTGCGCGTCACTATGCCTTTTCCGGTACATGATGAGCACGTACTGGACCGGGCTCTGCAGGGCTAA